CTGTCGGCGGCGCCGGTTCGTGACGTGGCGGCCCGTCGCGACTTCGAGGACGTCGCGTTGACGCTGACCGCCCGTGCGGTGGCGGTCGCGGCCCTGGCCCGCAACGAAAGCCGCGGCTGTCACCACCGCGCGGAGTACCCGGGTGCCGCGGCCGACCAAGCGCGAAGCACTGTGGTCCGGCTGGCTGACGACCACCAGGCCGTGCTGGTGGAGGCGCTGGCGGCGGTCGGCTGATGCCCGCGCCGGCGACGATGCAGTGGCGGCACCTCCCGCTTTGCGGGGGAGAGCGGCGCTAATGCAATTGTCCGACTGCGAGCTGGCCGCCGTGCGAGACACCATTCGACGCGGTCTCGATGAGGATCTTCGCTACGGCCCCGACGTCACCACGTTGGCGACGGTGCCCGCCGGTGTGCTGACCACCGCGTCGATGGTTCCCCGGGAACCCGGCGTGATCGCCGGATTGGACGTCGTGCTGATGGTGCTCGACGAGGTCCTCGGCGCCACCGGCTATCGGGTGTTGGACCGGGTCGAGGAGGGCGCGCGGGTGCAGCGGGGTGCGCCGCTGCTGACGGTGGAGGCCCAGACGCGCGGATTGCTGACCGCGGAGCGCACCATGCTGAACCTGGTTTGCCACCTGTCGGGAATCGCCACCGCGACGGCGGCGTGGGTCGACGCAGTGCGCGGCACCAAGGCGCAAATTCGGGATACCCGCAAAACGCTGCCCGGCCTGCGTGCTCTGCAGAAATATGCGGTTCGCGTCGGCGGTGGCCTCAACCACCGGCTGGGCCTGGGTGACGCCGCGTTGATCAAGGACAACCATGTGGCGGCAGCCGGATCGGTGGTCGCGGCGTTGCGGGCGGTGCGGGCCGCCGCACCGGAGCTGCCATGCGAGGTCGAGGTGGACTCACTCGAGCAGCTTGACGACGTGCTGGTCGAAGAGCCCGAGCTGATCCTGCTGGACAACTTCCCGGTGTGGCAGACGCAGATGGCCGTCCAGCGTCGGGACGCCCGCGCGCCCGCCGTCAAACTGGAGTCTTCCGGCGGGCTCACCCTGGATACCGCGGCGGCGTATGCCGCGACCGGTGTGGACTACCTTGCCGTCGGTGCGTTGACCCACTCGGTACGGGTTCTCGATATTGGCCTGGACATGTAGGTCTGGATGTCTCCTCAGTCTTCGTCCGAATGCTCGGGACCTGGGGCAGCCGTGCGGTCAACCCTTACGTTGATCCTCGGCCAGCGCTTACCCGGCGGACGCTGAATCGCGTATTCCCACGCCAAGCCCTGCCATAACTGCCAACCGCGCCAGCGCGCGAGCAGGCAGAGCCCGGCACCGACGCAGGTCGCCACCACCGTGCCCGCTGGCGCTTGCCCGCTATAGCTGAAGACGACCGCCACAAAGCTGGCCGCGACGGCGCAGGTGGCATAGAGCGTGTTGCCGCCGAAGATCTGGGGAACTCGTCGCACGGTCAGGTCCCGCAGCGCGCCGCCGCCGACCGCGGTGATGGTGCCCAACAGCACCGCCGGCAGCCAGCCCAGGCCGACGTCCAGGGTTTTTTGCGCCCCCGCGGCCGCCCAGCAACCCAGGGCTAGCGCGTCTACCACCGGGAAGGTCAGGCCCCAGATCCGGTCGTGCACCGGCGCGAGGAAGGCGACGATCGCTCCCGCGATCGCGGCAATCGCATACAAGTAGTCGGTCAGCGCCACTGGGGGGCCGTGTTGCAGCAGCGTGTCGCGGATGAGCCCGCCGCCGAGGCCGGACAACGTTGCCAACGCAGCAAATCCGACGGGATCCATCCGCTGCTCCCGTGCCACGATCCCGCCGAGCACCGCATTGCCGAAGACCCCGGTGAGGTCGACCACCCGGAGAAACTCACCAACCGTGCCGGTCAACGCGATCGCGCGATAGGAGCCGTCAAGAGTGGCACGCCACTACGTTTATCACGTGTTACCCGCTTTGGCGGCGCAGGAGCGCACGCGCCGCGGGTTTGGCGGCGTCGAGCGCGGCCGTGTCACCGGCGACGCGGGAGAGGATCAACGCCCCCTCGATCAACGAGATCACCGCGATGCCAACCTGTTCCGCCTCCGCCGGGGGCCAGCCCTCCAGGCGCAGCCGGTCCCCGATCGCCGCGCACCAGCCCGCGAAGGCACGCGCCGAGGCTGCGCGGACCTCCGGGCTGGCGTTCACCGACTCGGTGGCGATCGGCTCGATGGGGCAGCCGTCGCGCTGGTCGCCGGTTAGTCCCGCCGCGAGCAGATCGATCCACCGACGCCGGGCTACGCATGGCGCGAGGTGCCCGACCCGGCGATCACTGCGCCCGGGCAGGCGCTGGTGCGGCCGCTGATGGTGGCCTTTTGCGATCTTGACGTCGCGCTCTGCCACGGCCGGGGGCCGTTGCCGCCGGGGTATGCGGTCGGTCACGAGGGACTGGCCGAGGTCGTCGCGCTTGGCGACGACGTGAGAGACGTCCGGGTGGGTGACCGGGTCGTCGTGCCCTTTCAGATCAGCTGCGGAACCTGCCGCGAATGTCGCCGCGGCGTCACCGGTTCATGCGGGTCGGTGCCGTTGATGGCGACTTACGGGATGGCCCGATAGCCGGTCTGGATGGGGCGGGTTCATGTCGGACCTCGTGCTCGTGCCCTACGCCGACGCGATGCTGATCCCGATCCAAGGCGGCAAGGTCGCTACCGGGCGCAACTGGCCACATTGGAACCGGCCGAGCGCCGCGCCCTGGTGGTCGGCCGGCTGTCGATCGGGCTGTACGTGGCGGCCTTCGGGGCGGCGCTGGGGGCCCATGTCGACTACGTCGACACCGATGAGCGGCGGCTGGCCGCCGCCGAAAAGCTCGGCGCGGCGGTCCATGACCGGGACAAGCCGGACAAGTCCTGGGGCCGGTATCCGGTCACGGCGCACACGTGTCTGCCAATCCGGCGTTGCTGGCCGCGACGCTGCGTGCCACCTGGCCCGACGGAGTGTGCACCGACACCGGGGTCTACTACCAACCGACGGTCGAGGTGCCGTTGCTCGCGATGTACACCCGTGGCGTGCGATTCGTCACCGGGCGGGTCAATGCGCGGGAGGTCATCCCGCACGTGCCCGAACTGCTCGCCAACGGACTGGACCTGTCGCCGGCCGTCGACCGCGTCGTTGGGTGGGAGGACCCCCTTCGGTCTGGTCGGCGATGACCGGCAAGACCGTCTTCACCAGGGCCTAGCGAGCGCGGGTCGGTAACGGTTCCCGGGGTCCGGCGTTGCCCGACCCCGGGTGAGGTGTTCAGTCTGCGCTGAGGGCGACGAAATCGCGGTCCGCGGCACGCTGGGCGCAGACTGGGCGTCTTGGATGCAGACTCGTGTGTTCAGGCGCCCGGGAATCGACGGGCGGGTCAGCGGGCCGCAATGCTGGCCGGTCCGGTGGCGGGTCGCCGCGGCGGCACCCGTGGCGGCGACCCTGGTGATCCCGGCCGAACAGCCGAAACGCCCTGTCCACCAGCGGCTTCGGCGCCAAAGAATTGAGGATCTACCCGCACAGCGGGGTCAAGCTCGAGCAAACCACCATCATCGAAACCATCGGGCACACCCCACGATCCCAACAACCTGATCAACCCAACACCCCGACCAGCGCGTTACCGACCCGCACAACTAGTCGATGTCGGCGACAAGAACCGCCATCCGGCGCAGTTGCACGCGCACCAGCCATGGCAGCCCTTGAGCGTCCGAGCCGTCGGGGGAGCCGGCGGGCAGAATCCGTGGATTGGTGATGTGCAGCTTGCGACGGGTGTAGTGCACGTCGGCCTCGCCGGCGGCCAGCACGTTCTTGACCCAGTCCGTTTTGCCGTGGCCCAGCGCGATCGACAGCCGGTTGCCCTTGCGGTAGGTGGTCACGATGGTCCGGTACGGCTTGCCCGACTTGCGACCGCGGTGCTCGATGGTCGCCGTTCCGGGTAGGTAGCGCGCGATCGGTTTGAGCGCCGGGTTGACGTACTTGACCTGAATGTTCTCGAACCACGGGGGATACACCATCGGGATGCCCGGGGCGTTGTTGGGGTGATCCTTGGCGGACATGTGGGCCACACTACCGGTCGGATATTGACTTGAGTTGCTCTGGGACAATGGGCCACGTGACCTCACCGCCTGGGCCGATGGCCCGCATTGACTTGCGGGGCGCGGAGTTGACTGCTGCCCGGTTGCGCGCCGCGCTGCCGCGCGGCGCCGCCGACGTGGAGACCGTGCTGCCGACGGTGCGGCCGATCGTGCAGGCCGTAGCCGAGCGCGGGGCCGAGGCGGCGCTGGAATTCAGTGCGTCGTTCGACGGCGTGCGGCCGGGGGCCGTGCGAGTGCCCGAGGCGACGTCGGAGGTGGCGCTGGCCGGCCTGGACAACGACGTCCGGGAGGCGCTGCAGGTGATGATCGAGCGCACCCGCGCCGTACACGCCGACCAGCGCCGCACCGAGGTCACCACCAAGCTCGGCCCGGGCGCTTCGGTCACCGAACGCTGGGTGCCGGTCCAGCGGGTGGGGCTGTATGTGCCCGGCGGCAACGCGGTGTACCCGTCCAGCGTGGTGATGAACGCGGTGCCGGCCCAAGTCGCCGGTGTCGACTCGCTGGTGGTCGCCAGCCCGCCGCAGGTCCAGTTCGACGGTGTGCCGCACCCAACCATCCTGGCCGCGGCCCGGTTGCTCGGCGTCGAGGAGGTGTGGGCCGTCGGCGGGGCACAGGCGGTGGCGTTGCTGGCCTACGGCGGCACCGACACCGACGGCGCGGATCTGCCGCCCGTCGACATGATCACCGGGCCGGGCAACGTCTACGTCACCGCCGCCAAGCGGCTGTGTCGCTCGCAGGTGGGCATCGACGCCGAAGCCGGGCCCACCGAGATCGCCATCCTGGCCGACCACAGCGCCGATCCGGCGCATGTGGCCGCCGACCTGATCAGTCAGGCCGAGCACGACGAGTTGGCCGCCAGCGTGCTGGTCACCCCGAGCGTGGACCTGGCCGACGCCACCGATACCGAGCTGGCCGCCCAGCTGCAGACCACGGTGCACCGCGAGCGGGTGACGGCCGCGCTGACTGGACGCCAGTCGGCGATCATCCTGGTTGACGACCTCGACGCCGGCGTCAAAGTCGTGAACGCTTATGCCGCAGAGCATCTGGAGATCCAGACCGTCGACGCGGCGGATGTCGCCGGCCGGATACGTTCGGCCGGGGCCATTTTCGTCGGTCCATGGTCGCCGGTCAGCCTCGGCGACTACTGCGCCGGGTCCAACCACGTGCTGCCGACCGCGGGCTGCGCCCGGCATTCCAGCGGCCTGTCGGTGCAGACCTTCCTGCGCGGCATCCACGTCGTCGACTACACCGAGGCGGCCCTCAAAGACGTCTCGGGGCACGTGATTACGTTGGCCCAGGCCGAAGACCTGCCGGCCCACGGCGAGGCGGTCCGGCGGAGGTTCGAGCGATGACGGGACCTCGGCCATCCGAACGGCGAGCCACGCTGGATGACCTGCCGCTGCGTGACGACCTGCGCGGCAAATCGCCCTATGGTGCACCGCAATTGACGGTTCCCGTGCGGCTGAACACCAACGAGAATCCGCACCCGCCCACCAAGGCGCTGGTCGACGACGTCGTGCGGTCGGTACGGGAGGTGGCCGTCGATTTGCACCGTTATCCCGACCGGGACGCGGTGGCGCTGCGCGCCGATTTGGCCGCCTACCTGACCGTACAGACCGGGACCCGGGTTGGTGTCGAAAACGTTTGGGCAGCAAACGGTTCCAATGAGATCCTGCAGCAGCTGCTGCAGGCGTTCGGCGGGCCGGGGCGCACCGCGATCGGGTTTGTCCCGTCCTATTCGATGCATCCGATCATCTCCGACGGCACGCACACCGAGTGGATCGAGACCGTGCGCGCCGACGACTTCAGCCTCGACATCGATAGCGCAGTCGCCGTGGTGGCGGAACGCAACCCGGACGTCGTATTCATCGCCAGTCCCAACAACCCCTCCGGACAAAGTGTTTCGCTTCCGGATCTGCGCAAGCTGCTCGACGTCGTGCCCGGAATCTTGATCGTCGACGAGGCTTACGGTGAGTTCTCGTCGCGTTCCAGCGCGGTGGCCCTGATCGAGGAGTATCCGACCAAACTGGTGGTCACCCGCACCATGAGCAAGGCGTTTGCCTTCGCTGGCGGCAGGCTGGGGTACCTGATCGCCACGCCGGCTTTGGTTGAGGCCATGCTGCTGGTGCGGCTGCCGTATCACCTGTCGTCGGTCACTCAGGCCGCGGCCCGGGCCGCGTTGCGGCACGCCGACGACACCCTGGGCAGTGTGGCCA
This is a stretch of genomic DNA from Mycobacterium lacus. It encodes these proteins:
- the nadC gene encoding carboxylating nicotinate-nucleotide diphosphorylase, coding for MQLSDCELAAVRDTIRRGLDEDLRYGPDVTTLATVPAGVLTTASMVPREPGVIAGLDVVLMVLDEVLGATGYRVLDRVEEGARVQRGAPLLTVEAQTRGLLTAERTMLNLVCHLSGIATATAAWVDAVRGTKAQIRDTRKTLPGLRALQKYAVRVGGGLNHRLGLGDAALIKDNHVAAAGSVVAALRAVRAAAPELPCEVEVDSLEQLDDVLVEEPELILLDNFPVWQTQMAVQRRDARAPAVKLESSGGLTLDTAAAYAATGVDYLAVGALTHSVRVLDIGLDM
- a CDS encoding trimeric intracellular cation channel family protein, whose protein sequence is MTGTVGEFLRVVDLTGVFGNAVLGGIVAREQRMDPVGFAALATLSGLGGGLIRDTLLQHGPPVALTDYLYAIAAIAGAIVAFLAPVHDRIWGLTFPVVDALALGCWAAAGAQKTLDVGLGWLPAVLLGTITAVGGGALRDLTVRRVPQIFGGNTLYATCAVAASFVAVVFSYSGQAPAGTVVATCVGAGLCLLARWRGWQLWQGLAWEYAIQRPPGKRWPRINVRVDRTAAPGPEHSDED
- a CDS encoding LmrA/YxaF family transcription factor, translating into MAERDVKIAKGHHQRPHQRLPGRSDRRVGHLAPCVARRRWIDLLAAGLTGDQRDGCPIEPIATESVNASPEVRAASARAFAGWCAAIGDRLRLEGWPPAEAEQVGIAVISLIEGALILSRVAGDTAALDAAKPAARALLRRQSG
- a CDS encoding alcohol dehydrogenase catalytic domain-containing protein, producing MVAFCDLDVALCHGRGPLPPGYAVGHEGLAEVVALGDDVRDVRVGDRVVVPFQISCGTCRECRRGVTGSCGSVPLMATYGMAR
- a CDS encoding nitroreductase family deazaflavin-dependent oxidoreductase gives rise to the protein MSAKDHPNNAPGIPMVYPPWFENIQVKYVNPALKPIARYLPGTATIEHRGRKSGKPYRTIVTTYRKGNRLSIALGHGKTDWVKNVLAAGEADVHYTRRKLHITNPRILPAGSPDGSDAQGLPWLVRVQLRRMAVLVADID
- the hisD gene encoding histidinol dehydrogenase is translated as MARIDLRGAELTAARLRAALPRGAADVETVLPTVRPIVQAVAERGAEAALEFSASFDGVRPGAVRVPEATSEVALAGLDNDVREALQVMIERTRAVHADQRRTEVTTKLGPGASVTERWVPVQRVGLYVPGGNAVYPSSVVMNAVPAQVAGVDSLVVASPPQVQFDGVPHPTILAAARLLGVEEVWAVGGAQAVALLAYGGTDTDGADLPPVDMITGPGNVYVTAAKRLCRSQVGIDAEAGPTEIAILADHSADPAHVAADLISQAEHDELAASVLVTPSVDLADATDTELAAQLQTTVHRERVTAALTGRQSAIILVDDLDAGVKVVNAYAAEHLEIQTVDAADVAGRIRSAGAIFVGPWSPVSLGDYCAGSNHVLPTAGCARHSSGLSVQTFLRGIHVVDYTEAALKDVSGHVITLAQAEDLPAHGEAVRRRFER
- a CDS encoding histidinol-phosphate transaminase encodes the protein MTGPRPSERRATLDDLPLRDDLRGKSPYGAPQLTVPVRLNTNENPHPPTKALVDDVVRSVREVAVDLHRYPDRDAVALRADLAAYLTVQTGTRVGVENVWAANGSNEILQQLLQAFGGPGRTAIGFVPSYSMHPIISDGTHTEWIETVRADDFSLDIDSAVAVVAERNPDVVFIASPNNPSGQSVSLPDLRKLLDVVPGILIVDEAYGEFSSRSSAVALIEEYPTKLVVTRTMSKAFAFAGGRLGYLIATPALVEAMLLVRLPYHLSSVTQAAARAALRHADDTLGSVATLIGERERVTTALTGMGFRVIPSDANFVLFGKFADAPVAWQRYLDAGILIRDVGIPGYLRATTGLANENDAFLRASARIAATELVPATPSPVGAS